In the Nicotiana tabacum cultivar K326 chromosome 16, ASM71507v2, whole genome shotgun sequence genome, one interval contains:
- the LOC107797543 gene encoding uncharacterized protein LOC107797543, which yields MSNKPLNTLRPTETLELESGLSLVPRIKLLLTIYRADKSVSPIDEWKFKRSLIDYIKSSFSITVPEEDLEIRRFKDLNKRKREEPVARGRLFVHDLGFLLKVIGETEDDVERADKKFLEWRRGFVEKLDGIELSLEGTKFKLDVAVPVSDDFGGMRKKWEEIIAFGARGYQRSGRMQPDTIVLKGMPSRWFAETRVSSKPSMLVTHTIFSALGKIRNLHVAEDNSIGDNADEGDIVSGLHCKIVVRFEKHNDLCDALKVLCSRSLQKQGSRLRADYDVTWDKVGFFQDARHQIEERKRMPARGVEERDEVHRHHSRVSQFSSEEGRRKRFKE from the exons ATGAGCAATAAACCGTTGAACACTCTCCGGCCAACCGAAACCCTAGAATTGGAAAGCGGACTCTCTCTAGTCCCCCGCATTAAGCTTCTCTTAACAATCTACCGCGCCGACAAGTCTGTTTCTCCGATCGACGAATGGAAGTTCAAGCGATCACTGATCGATTACATAAAATCCTCATTCTCCATCACTGTTCCTGAAGAAGACCTCGAAATCCGGAGATTCAAAGACCTCAACAAGCGGAAGCGCGAGGAACCGGTGGCTCGTGGCCGCCTTTTTGTTCATGACTTAGGGTTTCTGTTGAAGGTGATTGGTGAAACTGAGGATGATGTGGAGAGAGCTGATAAGAAGTTTCTGGAATGGAGGAGAGGGTTTGTGGAAAAGTTGGATGGAATTGAGTTGAGTTTGGAAGGTACTAAGTTTAAACTGGATGTAGCTGTGCCGGTGTCTGATGATTTTGGAGGAATGCGCAAGAAGTGGGAAGAGATTATTGCTTTTGGTGCTCGTG GATATCAGAGGAGTGGAAGGATGCAGCCAGATACAATCGTGTTGAAAGGtatgccatcacgatggttcgcAGAGACGAGGGTCTCATCCAAGCCCTCAATGCTGGTTACTCACACAATATTTTCTGCACTTGGAAAGATAAG GAATCTTCATGTTGCTGAGGATAATAGTATAGGTGACAATGCAGATGAAGGAGACATTGTTTCTGGTCTTCATTGTAAGATTGTGGTGCGGTTTGAGAAGCACAATGACTTGTGTGACGCCTTGAAGGTTTTGTGTAGTCGCTCATTGCAAAAG CAAGGATCACGACTCAGGGCTGATTATGACGTGACTTGGGATAAGGTTGGATTCTTCCAAGATGCTAGACAtcaaatagaagaaagaaagagaatgCCAGCAAGAGGAGTGGAAGAAAGAGATGAAGTTCATAGACATCACTCGCGAGTCTCTCAATTTAGTTCTGAGGAAGGACGGCGAAAGAGATTCAAG GAATAG